Proteins from a single region of Undibacterium sp. KW1:
- the murI gene encoding glutamate racemase: protein MASEEFARSAPIGVFDSGLGGLSVLQHIRQTLPHEALLYVADSSFAPYGDKTSAEILKRSIAVTDFLLSKKIKALVVACNTATAAAIKHLRLHYPDLIIVGMEPGLKPASLLSKTKKVGVLATLSTIQSEKYQHLNTKLSAETGVEFIPQACVGLVDQIEKGEANADRTRLLLEKYLNPLLDAKVDTLVLGCTHYPFVARLIQELTSAYIPDSVPITLIDTGKAVASQIQRLLTERDLTNTSSDIPHINAYTNGSPEKLKHACTQWINIPEDQLSVSTFST from the coding sequence ATGGCATCAGAGGAATTTGCACGCTCTGCTCCGATTGGAGTATTTGATTCTGGCCTTGGTGGCTTGTCAGTATTGCAGCACATACGCCAGACCCTGCCACATGAAGCATTGCTGTATGTGGCAGATTCAAGTTTTGCACCCTATGGTGACAAGACCAGTGCAGAAATTCTGAAGCGTAGCATCGCCGTCACAGATTTTTTGCTGAGCAAGAAAATCAAGGCATTGGTAGTTGCCTGCAATACAGCTACTGCTGCGGCCATCAAGCATCTGCGATTGCATTACCCAGACCTCATCATTGTTGGCATGGAGCCCGGTTTAAAACCGGCCAGTCTGCTCAGCAAGACAAAAAAAGTCGGCGTACTGGCTACTCTGTCCACCATACAAAGCGAAAAATATCAGCACTTGAACACAAAGTTAAGTGCAGAGACAGGAGTGGAATTCATCCCCCAAGCTTGCGTAGGCCTGGTCGATCAAATAGAGAAAGGCGAAGCAAATGCAGATCGAACCCGGCTTTTGCTGGAAAAATATCTGAACCCTTTGCTTGATGCAAAAGTCGATACCCTGGTCCTCGGTTGCACCCATTATCCCTTTGTAGCCAGACTCATACAGGAACTCACGTCTGCGTATATTCCTGACAGCGTACCCATCACACTCATTGATACTGGAAAAGCCGTTGCATCCCAAATACAGCGTTTGCTAACTGAGCGTGATTTGACAAATACCAGCAGCGATATTCCCCACATTAACGCTTACACCAATGGAAGCCCAGAAAAGCTGAAACACGCTTGCACCCAGTGGATTAACATACCAGAAGATCAGTTAAGTGTTTCCACCTTCAGTACCTGA
- a CDS encoding ATP-binding protein, producing the protein MNLFATDEEVNQLANRLTSAQGLDKFISQLTLAWYLRQRNSQQANTLAMSVLADLADLDAPETLRRQFHARLCLIRAEIAALFCDKKNAELLFSEAVTVFTDLNDNTGLGDASLTEALLALEQGDPAREARACAAAMGWYTRANDKLRLAIAESWVIYELAFYDPLAASVRHMAFDKQYQHREHPAVAAHLTAASGVIQGRREPARASVYYLQSSELARQAGLIRLAIISAGNSGESMQTVGDLEGAAGVFDWAAERAHETEWPALIGYAMSHLGSLLRQLGQYERSQKTLEEALNGFSRTPGGINKAIVHAELAECLLMQGKTAGAIAAFGEAIALFRAAHSMDDLPQALIRYARALSVSGQADAALAAIDEARSLIHQHQFTALGVNLNQTLAEIHARHIITMPEKMDAPNAIIHYLEESLQTGELTEGWQASTELLMALSDAWADVGDSNKALLYARKAVAAEQRESKKQANNRTAMAQVRHETELIRAEAEQHRLVAVSEARRAATLQEAGATLERLGRIGQQITSNLEPEAVFEAIHFHLKDLLDATTFIIYMLSPDGQMLTQAFGVEENLPHPYHEVALTDERASSARCVRERREIKLELRPDNDFPVVPDTLETLSLLFAPLSIGDRILGVMSIQTPREYAYGERECLIFRTLCSYGAIALDNANAYRELRLTQQQLESASMTERQARRKAEDATRLKSEFLANMSHEIRTPMNAVIGLAHLALQTRLTPKQYDYVSKIHHAGESLLGIINDILDFSKIEAGMLDVEKIPFSIKDVLNSVSTLTSQKAIEKQIAYIVSIAEEVPAHLRGDPLRLGQVLTNLVNNAVKFTPAGGEIELSVSRPPTTSATTDLTFSVRDTGIGMSVAQQQSLFQPFTQADGSTTRKYGGTGLGLSISRRLVELMGGQIEVSSQENQGSTFSFTLPLEIDFTLHTASDTHAESHHSHNSNFAIQNHAGRRVLLAEDNPVNQQIAIELLSMIGITADVADNGEEAVRLIMANEPGYYAMIFMDLQMPIMDGHEAAAKIRLDARLDDTPIIALTAHAVGDIRERCMREGMQDYLTKPIQPDALFSIVSHWMDTEHELPVPGSLITSTVFDDEDAGFPQFNELDTSLGLHYMGGRHEFYINMLHRFEQSQADTLHELNRLIQIGEYGNAERLSHTLKGLAGSIGATKLQKIAAELEYKLSKEEDREFILETLEPLTQSLNAVLDELKTVLPGILPQHEEIIVDEAEAKNIVTELRSLLAASDADAQSLFEENETAIATQFNPDAMIQLRHYMHQFEFESAAKLIEQQ; encoded by the coding sequence ATGAATCTATTTGCTACTGACGAAGAAGTAAACCAGCTTGCCAACAGGCTGACTTCAGCACAGGGGCTGGATAAATTCATCAGTCAATTGACACTGGCCTGGTATTTAAGGCAAAGGAATAGCCAGCAGGCCAATACACTGGCGATGTCGGTTTTGGCCGATCTTGCAGACCTCGATGCCCCGGAAACCCTGAGAAGACAGTTCCATGCCCGCCTCTGCCTGATACGTGCAGAAATCGCTGCCTTATTCTGCGACAAAAAAAATGCCGAACTCCTGTTCAGTGAAGCTGTCACGGTCTTCACTGACTTGAATGACAATACAGGCCTGGGGGACGCCAGTCTGACCGAAGCCCTGCTGGCGCTGGAGCAAGGAGACCCTGCCAGAGAAGCACGGGCATGCGCAGCAGCGATGGGCTGGTACACCAGGGCAAATGACAAACTCAGGCTCGCCATTGCAGAGTCCTGGGTCATCTATGAGCTGGCATTTTATGATCCACTCGCTGCCTCGGTCAGGCACATGGCGTTTGACAAGCAATACCAACATCGTGAGCACCCAGCCGTTGCTGCCCATTTGACAGCAGCGTCAGGAGTCATTCAAGGCAGGCGGGAACCTGCGCGGGCATCTGTGTATTATCTACAGTCGAGTGAACTGGCCCGCCAGGCAGGCTTGATCAGGCTGGCCATCATTTCGGCAGGTAATTCTGGTGAATCCATGCAAACTGTGGGTGACCTCGAAGGTGCTGCCGGTGTCTTTGACTGGGCTGCCGAGCGCGCACATGAAACGGAATGGCCAGCCCTGATAGGCTATGCCATGTCCCATCTTGGCAGCCTGCTGCGACAGTTGGGCCAGTATGAACGCAGCCAGAAAACCCTGGAAGAGGCGCTGAATGGTTTTTCCAGGACGCCAGGTGGTATCAACAAGGCCATCGTTCATGCGGAACTAGCGGAATGTCTGCTGATGCAGGGAAAAACCGCCGGGGCAATCGCGGCCTTCGGTGAAGCAATTGCGCTGTTCCGCGCAGCTCATTCCATGGACGACTTGCCTCAGGCCTTGATACGCTATGCGCGGGCATTGTCAGTATCAGGCCAGGCCGATGCTGCCCTGGCAGCCATAGACGAAGCCAGATCCCTGATACACCAGCACCAGTTCACCGCCCTTGGCGTCAACCTGAACCAGACGCTGGCCGAAATACATGCGCGGCATATCATCACCATGCCGGAGAAAATGGATGCTCCCAATGCCATCATCCACTACCTGGAAGAATCCCTGCAGACAGGTGAACTGACCGAAGGCTGGCAAGCCAGTACAGAATTACTGATGGCCCTCAGTGATGCCTGGGCCGATGTAGGTGACAGCAATAAAGCCTTGTTGTATGCGCGAAAAGCCGTTGCAGCAGAACAGCGTGAGAGCAAGAAGCAGGCAAATAACCGCACAGCCATGGCCCAGGTAAGACATGAAACAGAATTGATACGTGCCGAGGCTGAACAGCACAGGCTGGTTGCCGTATCCGAAGCACGCCGGGCAGCTACCTTACAGGAAGCCGGTGCTACGCTGGAACGTCTGGGCAGGATAGGTCAGCAAATCACCTCCAACCTGGAGCCCGAAGCAGTTTTTGAAGCAATCCACTTCCATCTCAAGGATTTGCTGGATGCGACCACCTTCATCATTTACATGCTGTCACCAGATGGACAAATGCTGACCCAGGCATTTGGCGTAGAAGAAAACCTGCCCCACCCCTACCATGAAGTCGCGTTGACAGATGAACGTGCCTCGAGTGCTCGTTGTGTTCGCGAACGACGTGAAATCAAGCTGGAATTACGGCCGGATAATGATTTCCCTGTCGTACCAGATACACTGGAAACCCTGAGCCTGTTGTTTGCCCCACTCAGCATCGGTGACCGTATCCTCGGTGTCATGAGCATACAGACACCGCGCGAATATGCTTATGGCGAGAGGGAGTGCCTGATTTTTCGCACGCTGTGCTCTTACGGCGCGATTGCACTTGACAATGCCAACGCCTATCGCGAACTGCGCCTGACCCAGCAACAGCTGGAATCTGCCAGCATGACAGAGAGACAGGCGCGCAGGAAGGCTGAAGATGCTACGAGATTAAAGAGTGAATTTCTGGCCAATATGAGCCATGAAATCCGCACGCCCATGAACGCGGTCATAGGCCTGGCCCACCTTGCCCTGCAAACCAGGCTAACACCCAAACAATATGACTACGTCAGCAAGATCCATCATGCTGGCGAATCGCTGCTGGGCATCATCAATGACATACTGGATTTTTCCAAGATAGAAGCGGGCATGCTGGATGTGGAAAAAATTCCATTTTCCATCAAGGATGTGCTCAATAGTGTATCCACCCTGACCAGCCAGAAAGCCATAGAAAAACAGATAGCCTATATCGTCAGCATCGCTGAAGAAGTACCTGCACACCTGCGTGGAGACCCGCTGCGATTGGGGCAGGTGTTGACCAACCTAGTCAATAATGCCGTCAAATTCACCCCTGCAGGCGGAGAAATTGAACTCAGTGTCAGCCGACCGCCAACCACATCTGCAACGACGGACCTGACATTCTCGGTACGGGATACCGGCATAGGAATGTCTGTGGCGCAGCAGCAAAGCCTGTTCCAGCCCTTTACCCAGGCAGATGGTTCGACAACCCGTAAATATGGGGGAACCGGCCTGGGATTATCCATCTCACGCCGCCTGGTGGAACTGATGGGTGGGCAGATTGAAGTCAGTAGTCAAGAGAACCAAGGTTCTACATTCAGTTTTACCTTACCACTGGAAATAGATTTTACCCTGCATACTGCATCTGACACACATGCAGAATCACACCATAGTCATAACAGTAATTTTGCAATACAAAACCATGCTGGCCGTCGGGTCTTGCTGGCTGAAGATAATCCAGTCAATCAGCAAATTGCCATAGAGCTGCTGAGCATGATAGGAATTACTGCTGACGTTGCCGACAATGGTGAAGAGGCAGTGCGCCTGATCATGGCAAATGAGCCTGGATATTACGCCATGATATTCATGGATTTGCAAATGCCTATCATGGATGGTCATGAAGCTGCTGCAAAAATCAGATTAGATGCCCGTCTGGATGACACGCCCATCATCGCCCTGACTGCGCATGCAGTGGGTGACATTCGCGAGCGCTGCATGCGTGAAGGCATGCAGGATTATCTGACCAAGCCTATACAACCGGATGCTTTGTTCAGCATAGTCTCGCACTGGATGGATACCGAACATGAACTACCGGTACCCGGCAGCCTCATCACCAGCACCGTGTTTGATGATGAGGATGCCGGATTCCCTCAATTCAACGAGCTCGACACCAGCCTGGGCCTGCATTACATGGGTGGGCGTCATGAGTTTTATATCAACATGCTGCACCGGTTTGAACAAAGTCAGGCTGATACCTTACATGAATTGAACAGACTCATACAAATTGGGGAGTATGGTAATGCAGAGAGGTTAAGTCATACCCTAAAGGGTCTTGCTGGTAGCATAGGTGCCACAAAACTGCAAAAAATAGCGGCCGAACTGGAATACAAGCTAAGCAAAGAAGAAGACAGGGAATTCATCCTGGAAACCCTGGAGCCACTTACTCAGTCACTTAATGCAGTACTGGATGAGTTAAAAACGGTATTACCAGGAATTTTGCCCCAGCACGAAGAAATCATCGTCGACGAAGCCGAGGCAAAAAACATCGTGACAGAGCTGCGGAGCTTGCTGGCTGCATCAGACGCTGATGCGCAGAGCCTGTTTGAAGAAAACGAAACCGCAATTGCTACTCAATTCAACCCGGATGCCATGATACAACTCAGGCATTATATGCATCAGTTTGAATTTGAGTCAGCGGCAAAACTGATAGAACAGCAATAA
- a CDS encoding MarR family winged helix-turn-helix transcriptional regulator — protein MKKTASHPWDETPATSERILDAIARIAGVLRSGTWQFATSEGLNPTQVDIIDMLAARKDAVRLSWIAEQLGVSTASASDSVSSLTAKGLVEKARAPDDGRAIALKLTTDGHALVKKIASATGFASEAIAQLSLAAQEQTFTSLLNLIGKLQQAEHFPDIRACVTCAHFMPDRHEDVLAPHHCALVDAPLRKEQLRLDCPEHQQTANNIIRNNWKKIEMK, from the coding sequence ATGAAAAAGACAGCCAGCCATCCTTGGGACGAAACGCCAGCAACCAGTGAACGCATACTGGATGCGATTGCCAGAATTGCCGGAGTATTGCGCTCGGGCACTTGGCAGTTTGCCACGTCTGAAGGTTTGAACCCTACCCAAGTCGACATCATAGACATGCTTGCGGCGCGCAAAGATGCTGTCAGGCTATCATGGATAGCCGAGCAATTGGGCGTCAGCACGGCCAGTGCCAGCGACTCAGTGAGTTCATTGACTGCCAAAGGTCTGGTAGAAAAAGCCCGCGCGCCAGACGATGGTCGTGCTATAGCCCTGAAGCTTACTACCGATGGTCATGCGCTGGTAAAAAAAATAGCTAGTGCAACCGGTTTTGCCAGCGAGGCCATAGCGCAATTATCACTGGCAGCACAAGAGCAAACTTTTACCAGTCTGTTAAACCTGATAGGCAAATTGCAGCAAGCCGAACATTTTCCAGACATCCGCGCCTGTGTCACTTGTGCACACTTCATGCCGGACAGACACGAAGATGTGCTCGCCCCCCACCATTGTGCCCTGGTGGATGCACCTTTACGCAAAGAGCAATTGCGCCTGGATTGTCCTGAACATCAACAAACAGCAAACAACATCATTCGCAATAACTGGAAGAAAATAGAAATGAAATAA
- a CDS encoding carboxymuconolactone decarboxylase family protein produces MSHIQLINLKETSGTRHAILNDINTAFGATPNMFRAVANSTAALNSMWSAFAALGNGVIPAKLGEQIAVAIANQNQCEYCLAAHTVLGQKAGASAAEMAAAQSGNSHDAKTDAVLKFALKVVSKRAQINRDDVEALRSNGYNDEHIVEIMAHVALNLYTNYINVALDVPVDFPKVKLNAASKN; encoded by the coding sequence ATGTCTCATATTCAACTCATCAATCTCAAAGAAACTTCTGGTACTCGTCATGCCATTTTGAATGACATCAATACTGCCTTTGGTGCTACGCCAAATATGTTCCGCGCTGTCGCCAACTCTACTGCAGCCCTTAATAGCATGTGGTCTGCGTTTGCGGCCCTGGGCAATGGCGTCATCCCGGCAAAACTGGGAGAGCAAATTGCAGTTGCCATAGCAAATCAGAATCAGTGCGAATACTGCCTGGCAGCACATACCGTATTGGGACAAAAAGCAGGTGCCAGTGCCGCAGAAATGGCGGCAGCCCAGTCAGGCAATTCACATGACGCGAAAACCGACGCCGTACTGAAATTTGCACTGAAGGTAGTCAGCAAGCGAGCCCAAATCAATAGAGACGATGTGGAAGCTTTACGGTCAAATGGTTATAACGATGAACATATCGTTGAAATTATGGCGCACGTCGCTCTCAATCTGTACACCAACTATATCAATGTGGCGCTGGACGTACCGGTTGATTTTCCCAAAGTCAAGCTGAACGCAGCCAGCAAAAATTAA
- a CDS encoding amidohydrolase family protein, with protein MRVSKLLPLAWAVVLCLPALAAEPVTKPDIEKKKWDVNHPPGESKTVNIDTRTGTWMSVDVSPDGKQLVFDLLGDLYTLPIAGGEAKALTHSIAWEMQARFSPDGKQIAYMSDAGGGDNVWVMNVDGSNAHAVSKEDFRLLNNPVWHPNGQYIAARKHYTGTRSLGSGEIWLYHQSGGTGVQLNEKPNWQKDLGEPAFSPDGCYVYYSQDTTPGTSFEYNKNSNGQIYQIFRRDLQDGKVKALVSGPGGAVRPVPSPDGKYLAFVRRIRNQSALFLKNLQTGEETAAWPELERDMQEAWAIQGVYPAFAWMPGSKEIVVWAKGKLWRLDPFSHKAVEIPFHVKDTREVRSALRFPQEVAPDQFDVHQLRWVNVAPQGDKVVYSALGHIYVKDLPNGTPRRLTTQSTHFEFFPSFSRDGKSVVFSSWNDEKLGAVRTVELASGKETIVTKAPGKYLQARFSPDGKQVAYVKAKGGYLTTPWHGMETGVFLANTDGKSEPRLLTEEGGSPQFGKDGQAVYVTRTQYTGEVDWTTSLVRVPLDGKPEQPVAKSEFAGEFAISPDGEWLAFGERYHAYVTPFPLAGKAVTIGQKMDALPVKQLDVNAGQYLHWSGDSKRINFSLGDELFSRELKDAFAFVPGAPAELPKPAEQGQKIGFRQTSDKPSGYTVISGARIVTMKGEEVIEDGRIVVKDNRIVSVGKSVDVAIPAGATQIDAKGKTILPGLVDVHWHGSMGESGIIPQQSWVNYASLAFGVTTIHDPSNDTGEIFTQSELQRAGQVLGPRIYSTGTILYGAKGNFAAIVNNLDDAMTHLKRLKAAGAISVKSYNQPRREQRQQVLEAARLTQMMVVPEGGSLFQTNMSMVVDGHTGVEHALPVEKVYDDVKQLWSQTQVGYTPTLGVAYGGLDGEHYWYAHTDVWKHPLLSKYVPRSVLEPRSVRRETAPEEDFNVIKVAQTATALQRAGVPVNLGAHGQREGLAAHWELWTLVKGGMTPMEAIRSGTINGARYLGMDKDIGSLEVGKLADLMIIDGDVLKDIQQSDKLSHVMLNGRLYESATLNEVGKNKKARKPFFFEGKSAGEMPIEADGHAHGH; from the coding sequence ATGCGTGTGTCAAAACTGTTGCCTCTGGCCTGGGCTGTCGTACTGTGTTTGCCAGCATTGGCGGCAGAGCCAGTCACCAAGCCGGATATAGAAAAAAAGAAATGGGATGTCAATCATCCACCCGGCGAAAGCAAAACAGTCAATATTGACACCCGCACCGGCACGTGGATGAGCGTGGATGTCAGCCCCGACGGCAAACAACTGGTGTTTGATTTGCTCGGCGACTTATATACGCTACCCATTGCCGGTGGTGAAGCCAAGGCTCTGACACACTCTATCGCCTGGGAAATGCAGGCGCGCTTTTCGCCAGATGGCAAACAGATCGCCTATATGTCTGATGCGGGTGGTGGTGACAATGTCTGGGTCATGAATGTCGATGGCAGCAACGCACATGCAGTCAGCAAAGAGGATTTTCGGTTATTGAATAATCCTGTCTGGCACCCGAATGGCCAGTACATTGCCGCACGCAAGCACTATACCGGCACCCGTTCACTGGGTTCTGGTGAAATCTGGCTGTATCATCAGAGCGGTGGCACAGGCGTGCAATTGAATGAAAAACCCAACTGGCAAAAAGACCTGGGTGAACCGGCATTTTCACCTGATGGCTGCTATGTCTATTATTCGCAAGACACAACACCAGGTACGTCCTTTGAATACAATAAAAATTCTAACGGCCAGATTTATCAGATTTTCCGCCGTGACCTGCAAGATGGCAAGGTCAAAGCGCTCGTCAGCGGCCCTGGCGGAGCAGTGCGCCCCGTACCTTCTCCAGACGGCAAATACCTGGCTTTCGTGCGCCGCATCCGCAATCAGTCTGCCTTGTTCCTGAAAAATTTGCAGACAGGCGAGGAAACAGCAGCTTGGCCAGAGCTGGAACGTGACATGCAAGAAGCCTGGGCCATACAAGGTGTATATCCAGCCTTTGCCTGGATGCCGGGTAGCAAGGAGATTGTAGTCTGGGCCAAGGGTAAACTCTGGCGTCTAGACCCATTCAGCCACAAGGCAGTCGAAATTCCTTTTCATGTGAAAGATACCCGGGAAGTGCGCAGTGCCTTGCGCTTCCCGCAAGAAGTTGCGCCTGATCAGTTCGATGTGCATCAATTGCGCTGGGTGAATGTCGCGCCGCAGGGGGATAAAGTTGTTTACTCGGCGCTGGGACATATCTATGTCAAGGACCTGCCAAATGGCACACCACGCCGCTTGACTACGCAAAGCACGCATTTTGAATTCTTCCCCAGCTTTTCGCGTGACGGAAAGTCGGTCGTATTCAGTAGCTGGAATGATGAAAAGCTCGGTGCAGTCAGAACGGTTGAGCTTGCCAGCGGCAAGGAAACCATAGTGACCAAGGCCCCGGGTAAATATCTGCAGGCGCGTTTTTCACCTGATGGCAAACAAGTTGCTTACGTCAAAGCCAAGGGTGGCTACCTGACTACGCCCTGGCATGGCATGGAAACGGGCGTGTTCCTGGCGAATACAGACGGTAAATCCGAACCTCGCCTGTTGACGGAGGAGGGTGGTTCACCGCAATTTGGCAAAGATGGGCAGGCAGTGTATGTCACACGCACACAATATACTGGTGAAGTCGATTGGACTACTTCACTGGTACGCGTGCCTCTGGATGGCAAACCTGAACAGCCAGTCGCAAAAAGTGAATTTGCCGGTGAATTTGCGATTTCGCCAGATGGTGAATGGCTGGCTTTCGGCGAGCGTTACCATGCTTATGTAACGCCGTTCCCTCTGGCTGGCAAGGCGGTCACCATAGGGCAGAAAATGGATGCACTGCCCGTCAAGCAACTGGACGTGAATGCCGGTCAATACCTGCACTGGTCTGGCGACAGCAAGCGTATCAATTTCTCACTCGGCGATGAATTATTCAGCCGTGAATTGAAAGATGCTTTTGCTTTCGTGCCGGGCGCACCTGCCGAGTTGCCTAAGCCAGCAGAGCAGGGGCAAAAGATAGGCTTCCGCCAGACGTCTGACAAACCGAGTGGTTACACAGTCATATCCGGCGCCAGAATCGTCACCATGAAAGGCGAAGAAGTCATAGAAGATGGCCGTATCGTCGTCAAGGATAATCGCATCGTCAGTGTCGGTAAATCTGTTGATGTCGCCATACCCGCAGGCGCAACCCAGATCGATGCTAAGGGCAAAACCATCTTGCCGGGCCTGGTTGATGTGCACTGGCATGGCAGCATGGGTGAGAGCGGTATTATCCCGCAGCAAAGCTGGGTCAATTATGCTTCGCTTGCTTTTGGTGTGACGACCATCCATGATCCATCGAACGATACTGGCGAAATATTCACGCAAAGTGAATTGCAAAGAGCCGGACAAGTACTGGGGCCACGTATTTACTCTACCGGCACTATCCTCTATGGTGCCAAGGGCAATTTCGCCGCCATCGTCAATAATCTCGATGACGCCATGACACATTTGAAGCGTCTCAAAGCAGCGGGCGCGATTTCAGTCAAGAGCTACAACCAGCCAAGACGTGAGCAACGCCAGCAAGTGCTGGAGGCTGCCCGCCTGACGCAAATGATGGTTGTGCCTGAAGGAGGTTCGCTGTTCCAGACCAATATGAGCATGGTAGTTGATGGTCACACTGGTGTTGAACATGCCTTGCCAGTTGAAAAAGTCTATGACGACGTCAAACAACTGTGGTCGCAGACGCAGGTAGGCTATACCCCGACGCTGGGAGTTGCCTACGGTGGCCTCGATGGCGAGCACTACTGGTATGCCCATACCGATGTCTGGAAACATCCTCTGCTGAGTAAATATGTTCCGCGTTCAGTACTGGAGCCACGTAGCGTCAGGCGTGAGACTGCACCGGAAGAAGACTTCAATGTCATCAAGGTGGCGCAGACTGCAACCGCCTTGCAACGTGCCGGTGTTCCCGTCAATCTGGGAGCACATGGTCAGCGTGAAGGCCTCGCAGCACACTGGGAATTATGGACCCTGGTCAAAGGCGGTATGACACCGATGGAGGCCATACGCAGCGGTACCATCAATGGCGCACGTTATCTGGGCATGGATAAGGACATAGGCTCTCTGGAAGTCGGCAAGCTGGCAGACTTAATGATTATTGATGGCGATGTCCTCAAAGACATACAGCAATCAGACAAACTCAGCCATGTCATGCTGAATGGACGTTTGTATGAATCTGCTACCTTGAATGAAGTTGGTAAAAACAAAAAAGCACGCAAGCCGTTCTTTTTTGAGGGTAAGAGTGCTGGCGAAATGCCCATAGAAGCCGATGGACATGCGCACGGTCACTGA
- a CDS encoding amino acid aminotransferase has translation MFQHVEAYPGDPILSLNEAFGKDPRTNKINLSIGIYFDDAGKIPMLPSVRAAEHKVVADAGARPYLPMEGAANFRTAVQELLFGADSAAVKAGRVVTIQAVGSSGGLKVGGDFIKRYFPTSIMLVSDPTWDNHKAVFEGCGLTVKTYPYYDAATGGLRFDAMIEALKAAEKKSIVLLHACCHNPTGVDLTQEQWQQLVPVLKERELIAFLDLAYQGYGDGIVEDAYAVRLLADRGLSFFVANSFSKSMSLYGERCGALSVVCPDAAQAVNVLGQMKATIRRNYSNPPLHGGQLVARVLSDPELRPMWEAEVVAMRDRIQLMRRKLHDVLSAKLPGRDFSYFLTQRGMFSYTGLTAEQCDRLKEEFGVYLVRSGRMCIAGLNTGNVEATANAIAAVLG, from the coding sequence ATGTTTCAGCACGTCGAAGCCTATCCTGGCGATCCTATCTTGTCTTTGAACGAGGCCTTTGGTAAAGACCCTCGCACCAACAAGATCAATTTGTCTATCGGTATTTATTTTGACGATGCTGGCAAGATTCCCATGCTGCCATCTGTGCGTGCAGCAGAACACAAGGTCGTGGCAGATGCTGGTGCCCGTCCTTATCTGCCTATGGAAGGTGCAGCAAATTTCCGCACGGCTGTGCAGGAACTTTTGTTTGGCGCAGACAGCGCAGCAGTCAAAGCTGGCCGTGTCGTGACCATACAGGCTGTCGGTTCCAGTGGTGGCCTCAAGGTGGGCGGTGATTTCATCAAACGTTATTTCCCGACATCGATCATGCTGGTCAGCGATCCTACCTGGGATAATCACAAAGCTGTGTTCGAAGGTTGCGGTCTGACTGTCAAAACCTATCCTTACTATGATGCAGCAACTGGTGGCTTGCGTTTTGATGCCATGATAGAAGCATTGAAAGCCGCAGAAAAGAAAAGCATCGTCCTGCTGCATGCCTGCTGCCACAACCCTACAGGTGTGGATCTGACGCAAGAGCAGTGGCAACAACTGGTGCCGGTATTGAAAGAGCGTGAACTGATTGCTTTCCTTGATCTGGCTTACCAGGGTTATGGCGATGGTATCGTAGAAGATGCCTATGCCGTGCGTTTGCTGGCTGACCGGGGCTTGAGCTTCTTCGTTGCGAATTCCTTCTCCAAGAGCATGAGCCTGTATGGCGAACGTTGCGGTGCCCTGAGTGTCGTTTGCCCGGATGCGGCACAGGCAGTCAATGTACTGGGTCAGATGAAGGCAACGATACGACGCAACTATTCCAACCCACCGCTGCATGGCGGCCAGTTGGTTGCCCGTGTATTGAGCGACCCTGAGCTGCGTCCTATGTGGGAAGCAGAAGTTGTCGCTATGCGTGACCGTATCCAGCTCATGCGCCGTAAATTGCATGATGTGCTGAGTGCGAAATTGCCAGGCCGTGACTTTAGTTACTTCCTGACGCAGCGCGGCATGTTCAGCTACACAGGTTTGACTGCTGAGCAATGTGATCGCCTGAAAGAAGAGTTCGGTGTTTATCTGGTCCGTTCTGGCCGTATGTGTATTGCGGGTTTGAATACTGGCAATGTTGAAGCGACTGCGAATGCAATCGCGGCTGTTTTAGGCTGA
- a CDS encoding redoxin domain-containing protein — protein MSMINSIAAELITSDWLNTDTAISLQSLRGKVVLLHSFQMLCPACVTHGLPQASAVRNAFSQQELAVIGLHTVFEHHNAMGKEALKAFIHEYRLRFPIAIDMSDPFSGIPLSMQKYGLRGTPSILLIDRQGRIRFHHFGHIDDLKLGSMLGQLVAETDATEELVSANQGKPKQAVGCNEDSCSLS, from the coding sequence ATGTCTATGATCAATAGCATAGCAGCTGAACTTATCACATCGGATTGGCTTAACACGGATACTGCTATCAGCCTGCAGTCTTTACGCGGCAAGGTTGTACTCCTGCATAGTTTTCAAATGCTATGCCCCGCCTGTGTCACACATGGCTTGCCACAGGCAAGTGCGGTAAGGAATGCATTTTCGCAGCAAGAACTTGCTGTTATAGGATTGCACACAGTATTTGAGCATCACAATGCGATGGGTAAAGAAGCCTTAAAGGCCTTTATCCATGAATACCGATTGCGCTTCCCGATTGCCATCGACATGTCAGATCCTTTCAGTGGAATACCTTTGAGCATGCAGAAATATGGCTTGCGCGGCACGCCAAGCATCTTGCTCATAGACCGGCAGGGGCGCATCAGATTTCACCACTTTGGTCACATTGATGATCTCAAATTAGGCAGTATGCTGGGTCAGTTGGTGGCAGAGACAGATGCTACAGAAGAGCTTGTCAGCGCGAATCAAGGCAAACCCAAGCAGGCCGTGGGATGCAATGAAGACTCGTGCAGTTTGTCTTAA